One region of Primulina tabacum isolate GXHZ01 chromosome 17, ASM2559414v2, whole genome shotgun sequence genomic DNA includes:
- the LOC142530542 gene encoding uncharacterized protein LOC142530542: MTGNKDLMSEIIIYKGSTITFGDNFKDHGIKHELSAARSPQQNSVAERRNRTLKEAARTMLTESGISQRFWADAVNTACYTQNRSMLNKNHEKTPHEIWTGKQPEVGYFRIFGYSAVRKAYRAYNQRTLTVEESIHIVFDESSIFHDNTNSSIHDLINNLDSTNLEASSEDEVDLRRTVGSISKENPTAQEQTQQVNEPEDNQQPQNIEGTLEQEEEIIQSTEINSYGPCLQWKKDHPLELVIGLQVKQSENGIFINQVKYTRDMLKKFGMENCSPASTPMSSSIKLNKDEWGISVDTKMYRGLIDSSLNLVGYSDADYAGCKVDTKSTSGSCQFLGERLISWLSKKQTSITTSITEAEYLAVGNCCAQMLWIQRQLKDYGIPAIESPIFCDNTSAIAITYNPAMHSRTKHIDIRHHFIRVHVMKKEIRLEYVHTDKQTADIFTKPLPEAKFSHFRNMLGLIDIS, encoded by the exons ATGACTGGAAACAAAGATCTCATGTCAGAAATAATCATCTACAAAGGTTCAACAATCACCTTCGGTGACAATTTTAAAG atcatggcataaaacatgaattgtCAGCAGCAAGATCACCTCAACAAAACAgtgtagctgaaaggagaaaCCGTACATTGAAGGAAGCAGCTAGAACCATGCTAACCGAATCTGGTATCTCACAAAGGTTCTGGGCTGATGCCGTTAACACAGCCTGTTATACTCAAAATCGGTCTATGCTCAATAAAAATCATGAGAAGACTCCACATGAAATTTGGACCGGCAAGCAACCAGAAGTTGGATACTTTCGCATCTTTG GATATTCAGCAGTGAGAAAAGCATATAGAGCTTACAACCAAAGAACtctcactgttgaagaatccataCATATTGTCTTTGATGAATCATCTATATTTCATGACAATACCAATAGCAGCatacatgatttaataaataatcttgatTCTACTAACCTTGAGGCAAGCAGTGAGGATGAGGTAGATCTGAGAAGAACAGTTGGAAGCATATCTAAAGAAAATCCAACCGCTCAAGAACAAACTCAACAAGTGAACGAACCGGAAGACAACCAGCAACCACAAAATATAGAAGGAACTTTggaacaagaagaagaaatcaTTCAATCAACCGAGATAAATTCATATGGACCATGTCTCCAGTGGAAAAAGGATCATCCACTTGAGCTGGTAATCG GACTGCAAGTCAAGCAGTCCGAAAATGGTATATTTATCAATCAAGTCAAATATACTCGAGACATGCTAAAGAAATTCGGCATGGAAAATTGCTCTCCAGCTTCCACCCCAATGAGTTCATCAATTAAGCTGAATAAAGACGAATGGGGAATCTCTGTTgacacaaaaatgtacagagggTTAATTG ATTCAAGTCTTAATCTTGTAGGGtactcagatgcagattatgcggGGTGCAAAGTCGATACAAAGAGTACGAGCGGTTCGTGTCAATTTTTAGGCGAGCGGTTGATATCATGGCTTAGTAAGAAGCAAACGTCAATTACTACATCAatcactgaagcagaatatcttgcagTTGGAAATTGCTGTGCTCAGATGCTTTGGATACAACGACAATTAAAAGATTACGGCATCCCAGCTATAGAATCACCCATTTTTTGCGACAATACCAGCGCAATAGCCATCACATATAATCCAGCCATGCACTCTCGGACCAAACATATTGACATTAGACACCACTTCATCCGAGTACACgtcatgaagaaagaaataCGGCTCGAATATGTTCATACAGATAAACAAACAGCCGATATCTTCACAAAACCATTGCCAGAGGCTAAGTTCTCTCATTTCCGAAATAtgcttggtttaattgatatatCTTGA